A single Oncorhynchus mykiss isolate Arlee chromosome 24, USDA_OmykA_1.1, whole genome shotgun sequence DNA region contains:
- the LOC110504117 gene encoding 2-phosphoxylose phosphatase 1 isoform X3, translating to MIRHGDRYPLYAIPKTKRPAIDCTLSPKRKPSHPQLNSFIGHMAQGGRGRWEGTLSSLPRLPNHSACEMGELTQTGVVQHLRNGQLLRLAYKRHKLLLPNWSTKQVWVETTGRSRTLQSGMALLYGFLPDFDWSRLTVHHQWSTLFCGSACDCPARNPYLEEEQRRQYRLRAADTELERTYADMARTLGLPPRQLRAANPIDSLLCHLCHGLSFPCVSAGTALGSGGCLTLAQFAVIRRQQLEDEVDRRRVGLYRRYAVLATHPYLNRTANRMERVAKAYARGRKPRAGGEEAFTLSSAHDVTVAPLLSALGLEDALFPRFAARVVFELWKSPPATQGQYKGQGQGQNKAAWLKGERSKGGNWGDMFVRVLYNGEDVTFHTTFCRSHDRNAAQPLCPLGNFLSFVKKDMFNVLNATSYHNACYRQTG from the exons gAAACCCTCCCACCCCCAGCTGAATTCTTTCATTGGTCACATGGCCCAGGGGGGGCGTGGCCGCTGGGAGGGGACTCTCAGCTCGTTGCCCCGCCTCCCTAACCACAGCGCCTGTGAGATGGGTGAGCTCACTCAGACAG GTGTGGTGCAGCACTTACGCAATGGCCAGCTCCTTCGCCTAGCCTACAAGCGTCACAAACTCCTCCTGCCCAATTGGTCGACCAAGCAGGTGTGGGTGGAGACTACGGGCAGGAGCCGCACCCTCCAGAGCGGGATGGCTCTTCTGTATGGGTTCCTGCCAGACTTTGACTGGAGCCGTCTGACAGTCCACCACCAGTGGAGCACGTTGTTCTGTGGTTCAGCCTGCGACTGTCCTGCCAGGAACCCCTAtctggaggaggagcagaggagacagTACCGCCTCAGAGCGGCAGACACTGAACTGGAGAGGACCTACGCAGACATGGCCCGTACACTAGGTCTGCCCCCGCGCCAGCTCAGAGCTGCCAACCCTATAGACTCTCTGCTGTGCCACCTGTGCCACGGCCTGTCCTTCCCCTGTGTGTCAGCAGGGACTGCTCTCGGCAGTGGGGGCTGTCTGACTCTGGCCCAGTTCGCTGTGATCCGGAGGCAGCAGTTAGAGGACGAGGTGGACAGGAGGAGGGTGGGACTGTATCGCCGCTACGCCGTGCTCGCCACGCACCCCTACCTCAACCGCACCGCCAATCGGATGGAGCGCGTCGCCAAGGCCTACGCTCGGGGACGAAAACCCCgcgctggaggagaggaggcgtTCACCCTGTCCTCGGCTCACGACGTCACTGTCGCACCACTACTAAGCGCTCTGGGCTTGGAGGATGCACTCTTCCCGAGGTTTGCGGCGAGGGTTGTGTTTGAGTTGTGGAAGAGTCCGCCCGCAACGCAGGGACAATATAAGGGGCAAGGCCAGGGCCAGAACAAGGCTGCTTGGTTgaaaggggagaggtcaaagggTGGTAATTGGGGAGACATGTTTGTGAGGGTTCTGTACAACGGAGAAGATGTGACTTTCCATACCACCTTCTGTCGATCACATGACCGCAACGCCGCACAGCCGTTATGCCCCCTGGGTAACTTCCTGTCGTTCGTCAAGAAAGACATGTTCAATGTCCTCAACGCCACGTCCTACCACAACGCCTGCTACCGACAGACAGGCTGA